In one Nicotiana sylvestris chromosome 8, ASM39365v2, whole genome shotgun sequence genomic region, the following are encoded:
- the LOC104230548 gene encoding pectinesterase inhibitor 9-like encodes MGKINIPLLLFVLSVVAVVESSTSRLRPHSTFIETQCRRTRYPEPCVTFLSKYVNPTSQDPQEIAQAALKVSLVRALHTKAYIAKVCKEPKQMKAKDYQAIRECFVHISHGVSQLTNAVKELQNLKLDGQLKEFLWHQNNVQTWLSTVLTDVYTCMDGLSGFPKGGKVKATIKAKVLNVAQVTSNALALFNGFAAKYKTSHHASYDNNKP; translated from the coding sequence ATGGGGAAAATTAATATTCCTCTTTTGCTTTTTGTCCTCTCTGTTGTTGCTGTAGTCGAGAGTAGCACTAGTCGATTGCGTCCTCACTCGACCTTCATAGAGACACAATGCAGGCGAACGCGTTATCCAGAACCATGTGTGACATTTTTATCCAAATATGTAAATCCAACATCACAAGATCCTCAAGAAATAGCTCAAGCTGCCTTGAAAGTGAGCCTAGTTAGGGCTCTACATACAAAAGCTTATATAGCAAAGGTATGCAAGGAACCTAAGCAAATGAAGGCAAAGGATTATCAAGCAATAAGAGAATGTTTTGTTCATATCTCTCATGGTGTTTCCCAACTCACAAATGCTGTCAAAGAGCTTCAAAATTTGAAGTTAGATGGGCAATTAAAAGAGTTTTTATGgcatcaaaataatgttcaaacTTGGCTTAGTACAGTATTAACTGATGTTTACACTTGCATGGATGGGCTTTCTGGTTTTCCCAAGGGTGGTAAAGTGAAGGCTACTATTAAAGCTAAGGTTCTTAATGTTGCACAAGTTACTAGCAACGCTCTAGCTTTGTTTAATGGATTTGCTGCTAAGTATAAGACTTCTCATCATGCTAGCTATGACAATAACAAACCCTAA